Proteins from one Cicer arietinum cultivar CDC Frontier isolate Library 1 chromosome 3, Cicar.CDCFrontier_v2.0, whole genome shotgun sequence genomic window:
- the LOC101511338 gene encoding uncharacterized FCP1 homology domain-containing protein C1271.03c-like codes for MVVSIPKVEDNSVNEIPKSSVTQEEKDEKNSFCISSIKISAGNLKKKKLLVLDINGLLVDIISPPPKHVKADASISRKALFKRPFYVEFLNFCFENFEVAVWSSRLKKNVDSVIDYLMGDMKQKLLFCWDLSHCTETSFKTLENKHKPLVFKDLRKIWDKYDPNLPWEKGYYNESNTLLLDDSPYKALLNPPHNSIFPHTFSFEHQNDNSLAVGGDLRRYLDGLAKAENMVKYVEEHPFGQECISETSEAWEFYLKVINSLSTCQLEK; via the exons atggtTGTCAGTATACCAAAGGTAGAAGATAATTCTGTTAATGAGATACCAAAATCATCGGTTACTCAggaagaaaaagatgaaaaaaacagtttttgtatttcttcaattaaaatatcagctggaaatttgaagaaaaagaagCTTCTTGTTCTTGATATTAATGGTCTTCTTGTTGACATTATTTCTCCACCTCCAAAACATGTCAAAGCAGATGCATCAATATCCAGAAAAGCAT TGTTCAAGAGGCCTTTTTATGTAGAGTTTCTGAATTTCTGCTTTGAGAATTTTGAAGTGGCTGTCTGGTCTTCTAGATTGAA GAAAAATGTTGATAGTGTGATTGATTATTTGATGGGAGACATGAAACAAAAGTTGCTTTTCTGTTGG GACCTGTCACATTGTACTGAAACAAGTttcaaaacacttgaaaacAAGCACAAGCCACTAGTTTTTAAGGATTTGAGGAAAATTTGGGACAAGTATGATCCTAATCTTCCTTGGGAGAAGGGTTACTACAATGAATCAAATACATTGCTTTTGGATGATTCTCCTTACAAGGCATTACTTAATCCT CCACACAACTCAATCTTTCCTCATACATTCAGCTTTGAGCATCAGAATGATAATTCACTAG CGGTTGGAGGTGATCTACGGCGATATCTTGATGGATTGGCAAAAGCTGAAAATATGGTGAAGTATGTTGAAGAACATCCATTTGGTCAAGAATGTATCAGTGAAACAAGTGAAGCTTGGGAATTTTACCTCAAAGTTATCAATAGTCTTTCTACATGTCAACTTGAAAAGTGA